A region of Allocoleopsis franciscana PCC 7113 DNA encodes the following proteins:
- the ycf46 gene encoding stress-responsive protein Ycf46 → MQEEISILIQAQYPLIYLVTSEEERTERVIAKIAQEAKSPQRRVFIWTVTHGIVEYGQARHITQHNTVSPEAAIQWTIQQKEAGIYIFKDLHPFIDSPATTRWLRDAIASFKGTQKAIILMSPMQQVPIELEKEVVVIDYPLPELSELNQVLSHQLEQSRTRRPTTETREKLLRAALGLTHDEAEKVYRKAYVKSGRLTEGEVDIVLSEKKQLIRRNGILEYIEEDETLDAIGGLEELKRWLQQRSNAFTERAREYGLPQPKGMLILGVPGCGKSLIAKTTSRLWGLPLLRLDMGRVYDGSMVGRSEANLRNALKTAESISPAILFIDELDKSFAGSSGSSDSDGGTSSRIFGSFLTWMQEKTSPVFVMATANRVERLPGEFLRKGRFDEIFFVDLPTAEERQQIFSIHLSKRRREITRFDLDQLAKVSEGFSGAEIEQAIIAAMYEAFAQDREFTQLDIIAAIKATLPLSKTMTEQVTALRDWARQRARPAASSVAEYQRMEF, encoded by the coding sequence ATGCAAGAAGAGATCAGTATTCTCATTCAAGCTCAATACCCTCTAATCTACCTCGTGACTTCTGAGGAAGAGCGGACAGAGCGAGTAATAGCCAAGATTGCTCAAGAAGCAAAATCACCCCAACGGCGTGTTTTTATCTGGACTGTTACTCACGGAATAGTTGAGTATGGTCAAGCAAGACACATCACCCAGCACAACACTGTCTCTCCGGAAGCAGCAATCCAATGGACTATTCAGCAGAAAGAAGCCGGTATATATATCTTTAAAGATCTACATCCCTTTATTGATTCACCAGCGACAACTCGGTGGCTGCGGGATGCGATCGCTAGCTTCAAGGGTACACAGAAAGCGATTATTCTGATGTCCCCCATGCAACAGGTTCCCATTGAGTTGGAGAAAGAAGTCGTTGTGATCGACTATCCTTTGCCAGAACTCTCTGAGTTGAACCAAGTGCTGTCTCATCAGCTAGAACAGAGCCGAACCCGTCGTCCAACAACCGAAACACGGGAGAAGCTTCTGAGAGCTGCATTAGGCTTAACGCACGATGAAGCAGAAAAGGTATATCGCAAAGCCTATGTAAAATCTGGGCGTCTCACGGAAGGCGAAGTGGATATCGTCCTTTCTGAGAAAAAACAGCTCATTCGCCGCAACGGAATTCTAGAGTATATTGAAGAAGATGAGACCCTCGATGCGATTGGAGGCTTAGAAGAGCTGAAGCGGTGGCTGCAACAGCGCTCCAATGCCTTCACCGAACGAGCCAGAGAATATGGTTTGCCCCAACCGAAAGGGATGTTAATTTTAGGGGTGCCAGGGTGCGGTAAGTCTCTGATTGCCAAAACCACGTCTCGCCTCTGGGGTCTACCACTGCTACGTCTAGATATGGGTCGGGTTTATGATGGCTCAATGGTGGGTCGGTCGGAGGCTAACCTCCGCAATGCCCTCAAGACCGCAGAATCGATTTCACCCGCGATCTTGTTCATCGATGAGTTAGATAAGTCCTTTGCTGGCAGCAGTGGTTCTTCTGACTCGGATGGAGGTACCTCAAGCCGCATCTTTGGTTCCTTCCTGACCTGGATGCAAGAGAAGACTTCACCCGTGTTCGTCATGGCAACAGCGAACCGAGTTGAGCGTCTACCTGGGGAATTCCTCCGTAAAGGTCGTTTCGATGAAATCTTCTTCGTTGATTTACCGACCGCGGAAGAGCGGCAGCAAATTTTCAGTATTCACTTAAGTAAGCGGCGTCGAGAAATTACTCGCTTTGATCTGGATCAGTTGGCTAAGGTTTCCGAGGGATTCTCTGGAGCAGAAATTGAGCAAGCTATAATCGCTGCAATGTATGAGGCATTTGCTCAAGACAGAGAATTTACCCAACTCGATATCATAGCTGCCATCAAAGCAACTCTACCGCTTTCTAAGACAATGACCGAGCAGGTAACAGCCCTGAGGGACTGGGCTAGGCAGCGCGCGCGACCTGCGGCGTCCTCCGTTGCTGAATATCAGCGAATGGAGTTTTAA
- a CDS encoding pseudouridine synthase, whose translation MEERVQKILSQWGIASRRQAEKMIEAGQVRLNGTVVHLGQKANPETDVLEVNGKLVQPNNRPQSIYLLLNKPAGVVSTCRDAHNRPTILDLLPKALSQEQGIHPVGRLDAQSTGALLLTNDGTLTFLLTHPRHHVPKTYYVWVQGHPPESVLQVWRQGVDLLGKKTLPAQVRVLQRGVEDTLLEIVLTEGRNRQIRRVAELLSYPVIHLHRTAIGPIQLEPQGGPVLPSGHYRYLNDFEIRFLNSRVHLTSVKVPADMKEYRI comes from the coding sequence ATGGAAGAAAGAGTACAAAAAATTCTTTCCCAGTGGGGAATAGCCTCACGGCGTCAAGCTGAGAAGATGATCGAAGCTGGACAGGTTCGACTCAATGGCACTGTGGTGCATCTGGGACAAAAAGCCAATCCTGAAACCGATGTACTGGAAGTGAATGGCAAGCTTGTCCAACCGAATAACCGCCCTCAATCGATTTACCTCTTGCTAAATAAACCAGCAGGCGTCGTTTCCACGTGCCGGGATGCTCACAATCGTCCGACAATTCTTGACCTCTTGCCGAAAGCTCTCTCTCAAGAGCAGGGTATCCATCCAGTTGGACGATTGGACGCCCAATCAACGGGTGCACTACTGCTGACCAATGATGGGACGCTGACATTTCTCCTCACTCATCCTCGTCATCATGTTCCAAAGACTTATTATGTTTGGGTGCAGGGTCATCCACCTGAGTCCGTTTTACAAGTTTGGCGTCAGGGTGTTGACCTTTTAGGCAAAAAAACCTTACCTGCTCAAGTGCGGGTACTTCAGCGTGGGGTCGAGGATACACTCTTGGAAATTGTTTTAACAGAGGGAAGAAATCGGCAGATTCGTCGCGTCGCCGAACTGCTAAGCTATCCAGTGATTCATCTGCACCGCACTGCAATTGGCCCGATTCAATTAGAACCCCAAGGTGGGCCGGTACTTCCTAGCGGTCACTACCGTTACCTGAATGATTTTGAAATACGTTTTCTCAACAGCCGAGTCCACCTAACATCAGTAAAAGTGCCAGCAGATATGAAGGAGTACAGGATATGA
- a CDS encoding LmeA family phospholipid-binding protein, giving the protein MDVETPTTLKSKKSRIISKVLSPAVQLWLRSQVEQVETLQFKISGGDRQILSGHIPTVSITASRAVYKGLHLSQLELEGTGIRVNLSQVIKGKPLRLLEPVPVGGQIGILASDLAASLQAPMLSNAVSEFLRTLPKSDGITDSVNDLNLKERQIRWQKVDIEEGQLTVFGTLTDALLQTTPVVIRAGLELASPQILRLNPLQIQLSPTSAPLILDNFQVDLGSEVNLQELALTPGQLLCRGRLTVLP; this is encoded by the coding sequence ATGGACGTTGAAACACCAACAACGTTGAAGTCAAAAAAAAGTCGGATTATCAGTAAAGTGTTATCACCAGCCGTCCAACTGTGGCTGCGATCGCAAGTGGAGCAAGTTGAAACCTTACAGTTTAAGATTAGTGGGGGCGATCGCCAAATTCTCTCTGGTCACATTCCTACGGTCTCGATCACAGCCAGTCGTGCGGTCTATAAAGGGCTACATCTGAGTCAGCTTGAGCTAGAAGGGACTGGCATTCGAGTCAACCTGAGTCAAGTGATTAAAGGCAAACCCCTGCGCCTGCTAGAACCCGTACCCGTGGGAGGTCAGATAGGGATTTTAGCCAGCGACCTTGCCGCCTCCCTTCAAGCACCTATGCTCTCTAATGCTGTATCGGAGTTCCTTCGTACATTGCCCAAATCAGATGGAATCACTGATTCAGTTAATGATTTAAATTTAAAAGAGCGACAAATTAGATGGCAAAAAGTTGATATTGAGGAGGGTCAGTTAACCGTCTTTGGCACTTTAACAGATGCGTTACTTCAGACAACACCAGTCGTGATTCGTGCAGGTCTGGAACTGGCAAGCCCTCAAATTCTGAGACTCAATCCCCTACAAATTCAGCTATCACCAACGTCTGCGCCCTTAATTTTAGATAACTTCCAGGTTGATTTAGGTTCAGAAGTAAATCTTCAGGAACTTGCCTTAACACCAGGACAACTGTTGTGTCGTGGACGCCTAACAGTGCTGCCTTAA
- a CDS encoding NUDIX domain-containing protein, translating into MTYRNPVPTVDIIIELVDRPHRPIILIERKNPPLGWAIPGGFVDYGETVETAAVREAQEEIGLQVELIEQFHMYSDPNRDPRQHTLSVVFIATGTGEPQAADDAKNLGIFHAWDIPDQLCFDHNKILKDYWHYRHYGIRPRLS; encoded by the coding sequence GTGACCTACCGAAATCCTGTTCCCACCGTTGATATCATTATTGAGTTAGTAGACCGACCTCATCGACCGATTATCTTGATCGAACGCAAAAATCCTCCCTTAGGTTGGGCAATTCCAGGCGGTTTTGTGGATTATGGGGAGACTGTAGAAACCGCAGCGGTGCGGGAAGCGCAGGAAGAAATTGGTTTGCAGGTTGAGCTGATTGAGCAGTTTCACATGTATTCAGACCCCAACCGTGACCCTCGTCAGCATACTCTTAGTGTTGTGTTTATTGCCACGGGAACCGGTGAGCCTCAAGCGGCTGATGATGCTAAAAATTTAGGAATTTTTCACGCTTGGGATATTCCCGACCAGCTTTGTTTTGACCATAACAAGATACTGAAGGATTACTGGCATTATCGGCATTATGGGATACGTCCGCGATTGTCTTAG
- a CDS encoding response regulator, giving the protein MPSETPLSPDLPTESTPLRVLIVEDDPMMQLGLEQSLTVHPHITIVGQAEDGYMGVEAAKRLNPDLIVMDIGLPRLDGIAATQQIKAALPNVRVVMLTSHTTDQEIIASLSSGADAYCIKGASVDRLLKAIAAAAEGATYLDPQIGRQVLQHLTPPTPSGNIANLSQRELEVLKLIVEGYSNPEIATKLYLSANTVKTHVRGIMNKLSVDDRVQAAVVALRSGLV; this is encoded by the coding sequence ATGCCCTCTGAAACTCCGCTCTCTCCAGATTTGCCGACTGAATCAACACCCCTGCGAGTTTTAATTGTCGAAGATGACCCCATGATGCAACTGGGTTTAGAGCAGTCATTAACTGTTCATCCCCACATCACGATTGTGGGGCAAGCTGAAGACGGCTACATGGGCGTAGAAGCAGCGAAAAGGTTGAATCCCGATCTGATTGTCATGGATATTGGTTTGCCGCGTTTAGATGGCATTGCCGCCACTCAACAAATTAAAGCGGCACTGCCGAACGTGAGAGTGGTGATGCTAACCTCCCACACCACGGATCAGGAAATTATTGCATCGCTTTCTAGTGGTGCCGATGCCTATTGCATTAAGGGCGCTAGTGTAGATCGATTGCTCAAAGCAATTGCCGCAGCCGCAGAAGGAGCGACTTACCTAGACCCCCAGATTGGTCGTCAAGTCCTCCAGCATCTTACCCCACCGACTCCTAGTGGGAATATTGCCAATTTGTCCCAGCGAGAATTAGAAGTCTTAAAACTCATTGTGGAAGGCTATAGTAATCCAGAAATTGCCACAAAGCTTTACCTCAGCGCCAATACGGTTAAGACTCATGTTCGAGGGATTATGAACAAACTATCAGTTGATGACCGAGTTCAGGCAGCGGTTGTGGCTCTGCGATCAGGCTTAGTTTAA
- a CDS encoding helix-turn-helix domain-containing protein has protein sequence MKENKHYFPQEQVEKLEELGSRLRQFRTEQSIPLEEVAAQTRIQARLLNAIEEGRLEELPEPVYIKGFIKRFADALGLNGAEFASAFPTGSSLQFVKPVWRHVPTSQLRPVHLYLLYVLLVVGAVSGLSLLVRRSALEGGVSRYEVEMQQAPKSSRPSPSAQPKPPQKLQPTKAAEVTQRSQDGKPVQVRVTLKAQSWMRIVADGKTEFEGTLPEGSNRTWVADKTLIVRAGNAGGVLVEFNNESAKQMGAPYEVQEVTFAANSNS, from the coding sequence ATGAAGGAGAACAAACACTATTTTCCGCAAGAACAAGTCGAGAAACTAGAAGAACTGGGATCTCGCCTCCGCCAGTTCCGAACAGAACAGTCTATCCCCCTAGAAGAAGTGGCGGCTCAAACACGAATTCAAGCACGCTTATTGAATGCGATTGAAGAAGGTCGGCTCGAAGAATTGCCAGAGCCGGTTTATATTAAAGGGTTTATTAAGCGCTTTGCAGATGCTCTGGGTTTAAATGGGGCAGAGTTTGCCAGTGCTTTTCCTACCGGCTCATCTCTACAGTTTGTCAAGCCGGTTTGGCGGCACGTACCCACGTCTCAACTGCGACCCGTTCATCTTTACTTACTGTATGTGCTCCTGGTCGTTGGTGCGGTCAGTGGCTTGTCGTTGCTGGTTCGACGTTCGGCTCTCGAAGGTGGAGTAAGTCGATATGAGGTCGAAATGCAGCAAGCACCAAAATCCTCAAGACCCAGTCCATCTGCTCAGCCAAAGCCGCCCCAAAAATTACAACCCACCAAAGCCGCTGAAGTCACGCAGCGCAGTCAAGATGGAAAGCCTGTCCAAGTGCGGGTTACCCTCAAAGCTCAGTCTTGGATGCGAATCGTTGCAGATGGAAAGACAGAGTTTGAAGGCACCTTACCCGAAGGAAGTAATCGCACTTGGGTGGCGGATAAAACACTGATTGTACGAGCGGGAAATGCTGGGGGCGTCTTGGTGGAGTTTAATAACGAATCCGCCAAGCAGATGGGTGCCCCCTATGAGGTTCAGGAAGTCACGTTTGCTGCAAATTCTAATTCTTAA
- the malQ gene encoding 4-alpha-glucanotransferase produces MPFPRSSGILLHPTSLPSRFGIGDLGLEAYKFIDFLAQSDQQLWQILPLGPTGYGNSPYMCYSSMAGNPLLISPEKLQDQGLLTDEDFANLPEFPVDRVDYERVKQTKMPMLRKACDRFQANASEVERKQFSGFCDATASWLEDYALFMALHDTFEGTSWHTWEPEIAKAHPEAIEKWRQKLSAQIYFHQYLQFEFFRQWSELKQYANLHHIQIIGDIPIYVAHNSVDVWAHRDIFAINEQTGEAALMAGVPPDYFSEDGQLWGNPVYKWESLQQDNFRWWVQRVQATLDYVDIVRIDHFRAFESYWVVEQGETTAKNGKWVEAPGEAFFKVLQEKVGNLPIIAEDLGTITPEVLALRDRFEFPGMKILHFAFGGGPDNPYLPFNYGRNYVAYSGTHDNDTTVGWFNQLSQHEKDSLLLYLGSISPDGIQWDLIRLALSSVANQAIIPVQDLLGLGTEARMNFPSKAEGNWEWRYRPDVLTGELRDRLKTLTYIYGRAPIRS; encoded by the coding sequence ATGCCGTTTCCCAGATCTAGTGGTATTCTACTTCATCCGACTTCCTTACCTAGTCGCTTTGGTATTGGTGACTTAGGCTTAGAAGCTTATAAATTTATTGATTTTTTAGCACAGAGTGACCAGCAACTGTGGCAAATCTTACCTTTAGGACCCACGGGATATGGCAACTCTCCTTATATGTGTTACTCATCAATGGCGGGAAATCCGCTGTTGATTAGCCCAGAAAAACTGCAAGATCAGGGGCTACTAACGGATGAAGATTTTGCCAATCTGCCGGAGTTTCCCGTTGACCGTGTAGATTATGAGCGGGTGAAGCAAACGAAGATGCCGATGCTTCGTAAAGCCTGCGATCGCTTCCAAGCGAATGCCTCAGAAGTGGAAAGAAAGCAATTTTCAGGGTTTTGTGACGCGACAGCGAGCTGGCTAGAAGATTATGCTTTGTTCATGGCGCTGCATGATACCTTTGAGGGCACAAGTTGGCATACTTGGGAACCGGAAATTGCTAAGGCTCATCCAGAGGCGATCGAGAAGTGGCGGCAAAAGTTAAGCGCCCAAATCTATTTCCACCAATACTTGCAGTTTGAGTTCTTCCGCCAGTGGTCGGAGTTAAAGCAGTACGCCAACTTGCATCATATCCAGATTATTGGTGATATCCCGATTTATGTGGCGCATAATAGTGTGGATGTCTGGGCGCATCGGGACATTTTTGCGATCAATGAACAGACCGGTGAAGCCGCTTTGATGGCAGGGGTTCCCCCCGATTATTTCAGTGAAGATGGCCAGTTATGGGGCAATCCAGTTTACAAATGGGAGTCGTTACAGCAGGATAACTTCCGATGGTGGGTGCAACGTGTTCAGGCAACACTGGATTATGTAGACATTGTTCGGATTGACCATTTCCGAGCGTTTGAGTCTTACTGGGTGGTTGAACAGGGCGAAACTACTGCCAAGAACGGGAAGTGGGTTGAGGCACCGGGAGAGGCATTTTTTAAGGTATTGCAAGAGAAGGTGGGCAATCTGCCGATTATTGCGGAGGATTTAGGCACCATCACGCCTGAAGTGTTAGCCTTGCGCGATCGCTTTGAGTTCCCTGGTATGAAGATTTTGCACTTTGCTTTTGGTGGAGGTCCCGATAATCCTTATTTGCCTTTTAACTATGGGCGTAATTATGTCGCTTATAGCGGTACTCACGATAATGACACAACAGTAGGCTGGTTCAATCAGCTTTCACAACACGAAAAGGATAGTTTATTACTTTACTTAGGAAGTATTAGCCCTGATGGTATTCAGTGGGATTTAATCCGTCTTGCCCTCAGTAGTGTAGCCAACCAAGCAATTATTCCAGTGCAAGATCTCTTAGGTCTGGGTACAGAAGCTCGGATGAACTTTCCGAGTAAAGCGGAAGGTAATTGGGAATGGCGCTATCGACCCGATGTGTTGACCGGAGAATTACGCGATCGCCTCAAAACCCTCACTTACATTTATGGTCGTGCCCCAATTCGTTCTTAA
- a CDS encoding DUF1257 domain-containing protein, with protein sequence MSHFSTLRTKITDAEILKASLRDLGISVKTEADVRGYNGQRVRSDIVAVLEGEYDLGWSRNSDGSFDLIADLWGVAKKHNQTELINSINQKYAVNKTLAEVKQRGLQNANVKLVLQK encoded by the coding sequence ATGTCTCACTTTAGCACTCTGCGTACCAAGATCACCGACGCTGAAATCCTGAAGGCTTCTCTCCGTGACCTGGGTATTTCTGTTAAGACGGAAGCGGATGTTCGTGGCTACAATGGTCAGCGCGTTCGATCTGACATCGTTGCTGTTCTGGAAGGTGAGTATGATCTCGGCTGGTCTCGCAACAGTGATGGTTCCTTTGATCTGATTGCTGACCTCTGGGGTGTTGCTAAAAAGCACAACCAAACCGAGCTGATCAACTCGATTAACCAGAAGTACGCCGTCAACAAAACTTTGGCAGAAGTCAAGCAGCGCGGCTTGCAGAATGCCAACGTTAAACTGGTTCTGCAAAAGTAG
- a CDS encoding FAD-binding oxidoreductase, giving the protein MNAIAKRDVAASIAQKLEPIVGESAIFDWEHLPPIWQERINRANTLQNIPSCIVYPHTVEQLKSVITYADGNGWSLLPCGSGSKLGWGGVGKDIDLVISTERLNRVIEHAVGDLTVTVEAGVKLADLQNLLRQENQFLPLDPAYAQQATLGGIIATADSGSWRHRYGGVRDMLLGISFVRSDGQLAKAGGRVVKNVAGYDLMKLFTGSYGTLGILTEVTLRAYPIPEASGTVVLTGKAEATASVTKTLLGSALTPTTADLLSSELVKQLGLSQGIGLMVRFQSVKESVQEQSSRLLEVGQNLGLQGTVYTEAEEGTLWQSLSEKIWQASQEPAITCKIGVLPTAAVTTLTKLDALTSSTGLGLIHASGLGRLRLDSGTVTPQIIGELRQYCESQGGFLTVLEAPISLKQQLDVWGYKGNALKVMRQIKQQFDPKNILSPDRFVAGI; this is encoded by the coding sequence ATGAACGCCATAGCCAAGCGGGACGTAGCAGCGTCTATCGCCCAAAAACTTGAACCAATTGTTGGGGAGTCTGCCATTTTTGACTGGGAACACTTGCCACCCATCTGGCAAGAACGAATCAATCGAGCCAACACGCTACAGAATATCCCCAGTTGTATTGTTTATCCTCATACAGTAGAACAACTCAAGAGTGTTATCACTTATGCTGATGGCAACGGTTGGAGCCTGCTTCCCTGCGGGAGTGGGAGTAAATTAGGCTGGGGTGGGGTGGGTAAAGACATTGACCTTGTAATCAGTACTGAACGCCTGAACCGGGTAATTGAACATGCGGTGGGTGATTTAACGGTTACGGTAGAAGCGGGTGTTAAACTAGCTGACTTGCAAAACCTGCTTCGCCAGGAGAATCAATTTCTGCCCCTCGACCCTGCCTATGCTCAACAGGCTACCCTAGGTGGAATTATTGCCACCGCCGATAGTGGTTCTTGGCGTCATCGGTATGGCGGGGTTCGGGATATGCTGCTGGGGATTTCCTTTGTCCGCAGTGATGGACAACTCGCTAAAGCTGGGGGTCGGGTGGTGAAGAATGTGGCGGGTTATGACTTGATGAAGCTGTTCACCGGCTCCTATGGCACGTTGGGGATATTGACAGAAGTTACTTTACGTGCATATCCAATCCCGGAAGCCTCAGGAACTGTGGTGTTGACGGGTAAAGCGGAAGCTACTGCTTCTGTGACAAAAACCCTTTTAGGGTCGGCTTTGACGCCTACCACTGCTGATTTACTCTCATCTGAGCTTGTCAAGCAACTGGGTTTGAGTCAAGGCATAGGCTTAATGGTACGTTTCCAAAGTGTGAAGGAAAGTGTGCAGGAGCAATCATCCCGGTTGCTTGAGGTGGGGCAAAATTTAGGGTTACAAGGCACTGTGTATACGGAGGCTGAGGAAGGAACTCTATGGCAATCATTGTCAGAAAAAATTTGGCAAGCCTCACAGGAACCTGCCATTACTTGCAAAATAGGGGTATTACCAACAGCGGCTGTTACGACTTTGACAAAGCTGGATGCGCTAACATCCTCAACGGGATTGGGGTTAATTCATGCAAGTGGGTTGGGGCGATTACGTCTTGATTCAGGAACGGTGACGCCTCAGATTATTGGGGAACTGCGACAATACTGTGAGTCTCAAGGGGGTTTTCTGACGGTTTTGGAGGCACCGATTTCGTTGAAGCAGCAGCTAGATGTTTGGGGTTATAAAGGCAATGCGCTGAAGGTTATGCGTCAAATTAAGCAACAGTTTGACCCGAAAAATATTTTGAGTCCTGATCGGTTTGTGGCAGGGATTTAA
- a CDS encoding N-acetylmuramoyl-L-alanine amidase, with the protein MMKFQWLLLLPSLSSIFLFSSPAEAARLLLWRFDANQNQLVFTTDDSVQPKAQLFANPNRLIIDLPGTTLGRPTMNQPVGGAIREVRVGQYNAQMTRIVVELAPGYTIDPQQVLFQGISPTQWSVQIPTPERITTTPTTTSQPVVVIPPSRTSNPANNQTETPTPTSRLATIQAVELVNEGTQLAIRADQRVRATSRWDAKANTYQIIIPNAQLAEQVRGPQLNARSLLSQVLVRQQDRRTVVILVKPSSGGQIGELNQLTDQIISLQLRPSRPVFPPTTSIPVPPPLRTTPPDSFYRVPNSRIVVMIDPGHGGKDPGAIGIGGLREKDVILPISQQVAALLQQNGVQAVMTRSDDRFISLAGRVQMARQARANVFVSIHANAISLRRPEVNGVETYYFSSQRLAEAIHSSMLQSLNVRDRRVRRSRFYVLRNNSIPAVLVEVGYVTGAEDAPRLASPAFQRQMAEAIARGILLYIRQNF; encoded by the coding sequence ATGATGAAATTTCAGTGGCTACTGCTACTTCCCAGTTTGTCGAGCATTTTTCTCTTTTCATCTCCTGCTGAAGCCGCAAGGCTTCTGTTGTGGCGTTTTGATGCCAATCAGAACCAACTGGTCTTTACAACCGATGACAGTGTTCAACCCAAAGCCCAACTTTTTGCTAACCCCAATCGTTTAATTATCGATTTACCGGGTACAACGTTGGGGCGTCCCACGATGAATCAGCCTGTCGGTGGGGCGATTCGGGAAGTTCGAGTCGGACAATATAATGCCCAAATGACTCGGATTGTTGTGGAGTTAGCACCAGGCTATACCATAGACCCACAACAAGTTCTGTTTCAAGGCATTTCCCCTACTCAATGGTCGGTACAAATCCCGACGCCTGAGCGAATCACGACAACACCCACAACAACGTCTCAACCGGTCGTCGTTATCCCTCCATCCCGCACTTCTAATCCTGCCAACAATCAAACTGAAACCCCAACACCGACCAGCCGCCTCGCCACCATTCAAGCGGTTGAATTGGTTAATGAGGGTACCCAATTGGCGATTCGGGCTGACCAGAGGGTGAGAGCAACCAGCCGTTGGGATGCCAAAGCCAATACTTATCAGATTATTATCCCTAATGCCCAACTGGCTGAGCAAGTCAGGGGGCCTCAATTAAACGCGAGAAGTCTTTTATCACAGGTACTCGTCCGGCAGCAAGATCGACGCACGGTCGTTATTCTGGTCAAACCTAGTAGTGGTGGTCAGATTGGGGAACTCAATCAACTCACTGACCAAATTATATCGCTGCAACTGCGACCGTCTAGACCCGTATTCCCTCCCACGACCTCAATTCCTGTACCACCACCTCTACGAACGACGCCGCCCGACTCCTTTTATCGTGTACCAAACAGTCGTATTGTTGTGATGATCGATCCGGGTCATGGTGGAAAAGACCCCGGAGCAATAGGTATTGGTGGATTGCGGGAGAAAGATGTGATCTTGCCCATTTCTCAACAGGTCGCAGCACTGTTGCAACAAAATGGTGTTCAGGCCGTTATGACCCGCTCAGATGATCGCTTCATTAGTCTGGCAGGACGAGTGCAAATGGCGCGGCAAGCGCGTGCCAATGTTTTTGTCAGCATCCACGCCAATGCGATTAGTTTACGCCGCCCTGAGGTTAATGGAGTCGAGACGTATTATTTCTCCAGTCAGCGTTTGGCTGAAGCGATTCACTCTAGCATGTTGCAGAGCCTAAATGTCCGAGACCGGAGAGTACGCCGCTCTAGATTTTATGTGTTAAGAAATAATTCTATACCAGCAGTTTTAGTCGAAGTCGGTTATGTGACAGGAGCCGAGGACGCCCCTAGATTGGCATCCCCGGCTTTTCAACGCCAGATGGCAGAGGCGATCGCACGGGGAATTCTCCTGTACATTCGCCAAAATTTTTAG